Proteins encoded in a region of the Pseudomonas shahriarae genome:
- a CDS encoding MraY family glycosyltransferase: MKYWYIFPIVALVSLALTALLRQYALRRSIIDIPNARSSHTVPTPRGGGVAIVLTFAFALVWLAGAQLITVAESAALLGAGLLIAIIGFMDDHGHIAARWRLLGHFAAAIWMLSWMQGLPAISAFGVTFDLGWVGHVLAVFYLVWMLNLYNFMDGIDGLASLQAICACLALTLIYFLSGQPSMMWAPLLLSASVAGFLYWNFPPARIFMGDAGSGFLGIILGGLSVQAAWAGSEFFFAWLIMLGVFIVDATFTLIRRLARGDKVYEAHRSHAYQFASRQYGRHLPVTLAVAVINVVWLLPLALAVALFGLDAGVGTVIAYLPLVFLAVKYSAGQRE, encoded by the coding sequence ATGAAGTACTGGTACATCTTTCCCATTGTCGCCTTGGTTTCCCTGGCGCTGACGGCGCTCTTGCGTCAATACGCGTTGCGTCGCAGCATCATTGATATTCCCAATGCTCGCAGTTCGCACACGGTCCCCACCCCTCGCGGTGGGGGAGTGGCGATTGTACTGACGTTTGCCTTTGCACTCGTGTGGCTGGCGGGTGCCCAGTTGATAACGGTTGCTGAGAGTGCTGCTCTGCTAGGTGCAGGGTTGTTGATCGCAATCATCGGCTTTATGGACGATCATGGTCATATCGCCGCTCGTTGGCGCTTGTTGGGGCATTTTGCCGCCGCGATCTGGATGTTGTCCTGGATGCAGGGACTACCGGCAATTTCAGCTTTTGGCGTTACGTTCGATCTTGGTTGGGTAGGCCATGTCCTGGCCGTGTTTTACCTGGTCTGGATGCTGAATCTCTACAACTTCATGGACGGTATTGACGGTCTTGCCAGTCTGCAGGCTATCTGTGCCTGTCTCGCGCTGACGCTGATTTACTTTTTGAGCGGGCAGCCGTCGATGATGTGGGCACCCTTGTTGTTGAGTGCTTCTGTGGCTGGCTTCCTGTATTGGAATTTCCCGCCGGCCCGTATTTTCATGGGCGACGCAGGTAGTGGGTTTCTGGGGATCATTCTGGGAGGTCTTTCTGTTCAGGCCGCCTGGGCCGGCAGTGAGTTTTTCTTCGCTTGGCTGATCATGCTGGGTGTCTTTATCGTGGATGCGACCTTTACTCTCATCCGACGGCTTGCCCGGGGCGATAAAGTCTATGAGGCCCATCGCAGCCATGCCTACCAATTTGCCAGCCGCCAATATGGCCGCCATCTGCCCGTCACACTTGCGGTTGCCGTTATCAATGTAGTTTGGCTGTTGCCGTTGGCATTGGCGGTGGCGCTTTTTGGGCTGGACGCAGGGGTGGGGACAGTTATTGCGTATCTTCCCCTAGTATTCCTGGCTGTCAAATATAGTGCAGGGCAGAGAGAGTAG
- a CDS encoding TetR/AcrR family transcriptional regulator, whose amino-acid sequence MRYSHNHKAQTHQRIIKEASVRFRRDGIGATGLQPLMKALNLTHGGFYAHFKSKNELVEKALQAASAELDAHCAMLFNQERPLEAFIDSYLSEWHHTSPDQGCPLPTMSSELGQRGQQSPTTDTVLDARLKQIETALGSPNADEQSLVMMSTLVGALVLARSVENPELATRILDVVRENLKTGINTAPADIKKAGQ is encoded by the coding sequence ATGCGCTACTCGCACAATCACAAAGCTCAAACCCACCAGCGCATCATTAAAGAGGCGTCGGTGCGCTTTCGCCGCGACGGCATTGGCGCCACCGGCCTGCAACCCCTGATGAAAGCCTTGAACCTGACCCATGGCGGGTTCTACGCCCACTTCAAATCCAAGAACGAACTGGTGGAAAAGGCCCTGCAAGCCGCCTCCGCCGAACTGGACGCGCATTGCGCGATGCTCTTCAACCAGGAACGACCACTGGAAGCCTTTATCGACAGTTACCTGTCAGAGTGGCATCACACCTCCCCCGACCAAGGCTGCCCGTTGCCCACCATGTCCTCGGAGCTGGGACAGCGCGGGCAACAGAGCCCCACCACCGATACAGTCCTCGACGCCCGGCTCAAGCAAATCGAAACCGCATTGGGCAGCCCCAATGCCGATGAACAAAGCCTGGTGATGATGTCGACACTGGTGGGGGCATTGGTCCTGGCGCGCAGTGTCGAAAACCCGGAACTGGCGACACGCATCCTCGACGTAGTGCGAGAAAACCTGAAAACCGGGATCAATACAGCCCCGGCAGACATAAAAAAGGCCGGTCAATGA
- a CDS encoding glycosyltransferase family 2 protein produces MNTVAAIVVGYNPDIKILDELLTSLAAQVEFLVLVDNGGSESFLAQEPEVRARVNYVSLNGNQGLGTALNTGFAMAIEAGMQYVVTFDQDSHAEPDLIARLYQAMMSAKAKDASCIAVSPAFFDRRDGKKINFPFYSSINGAIKPVFSSDDEHGLVKADALITSGMFISTRAWIEGIRYDEGMFVDFTDTEWCFRVRDQGYTLYGCLNVEMGHALSDAPPVKIFGLSFFRYSPVRRYFFFRNTVAVCRMRHTPTCWKKRLLSALVLRFFVNLLIDDNKLKSLRMMIRGVSHGWQKKLGGVR; encoded by the coding sequence TTGAATACTGTTGCAGCAATAGTCGTCGGTTATAATCCCGATATTAAGATACTTGATGAGCTGCTGACTTCCCTGGCAGCTCAGGTTGAGTTTCTGGTGTTGGTCGATAACGGCGGGAGCGAATCATTTCTGGCGCAGGAGCCTGAAGTGCGTGCGCGGGTCAACTATGTCTCGCTCAATGGCAACCAGGGGTTGGGCACCGCGCTCAATACCGGCTTTGCCATGGCGATTGAAGCGGGTATGCAATACGTCGTGACGTTCGACCAGGACAGTCATGCTGAACCCGATCTGATTGCGCGGTTGTATCAGGCGATGATGAGCGCCAAGGCAAAGGATGCCAGTTGTATTGCTGTTAGCCCGGCGTTTTTTGACCGTCGTGATGGAAAGAAAATCAATTTCCCTTTTTACAGTTCAATCAACGGCGCAATCAAGCCGGTTTTCAGCTCTGATGATGAGCACGGCTTGGTAAAAGCGGATGCGCTCATTACCTCGGGGATGTTCATCAGCACTCGGGCGTGGATCGAAGGTATTCGCTATGACGAAGGTATGTTCGTCGACTTTACGGATACGGAGTGGTGCTTTCGGGTCCGTGATCAGGGCTATACGTTGTATGGTTGCCTGAATGTGGAAATGGGCCATGCATTGTCTGATGCTCCTCCCGTCAAGATTTTTGGCTTGAGTTTTTTTAGATACTCCCCCGTGCGCCGTTATTTTTTCTTTCGTAATACCGTCGCTGTTTGCCGTATGCGCCATACGCCGACCTGTTGGAAAAAACGTCTGCTGTCTGCATTGGTACTGCGTTTTTTCGTTAATCTGCTGATTGACGACAATAAGCTCAAATCGCTGAGAATGATGATTCGCGGCGTAAGCCATGGCTGGCAGAAAAAGTTGGGCGGGGTGCGTTGA
- a CDS encoding GNAT family N-acetyltransferase: MNLESKTVRLRLIEESDAEFVLKLRLDNNYNQFLSSVNPSIEAQREWINKYKGDEQKGIQYYFIIERLDGVPCGTVRLYDFKGNSFCWGSWILNEDKTRYAALESAFLVYQFAFENLEFEKSHFDVRKGNDRVISFHEKMGAIKTGETELDFLFEITKDAVNKTRLRLSSKI; the protein is encoded by the coding sequence ATGAACTTAGAATCAAAAACTGTAAGGCTGCGACTCATCGAAGAGAGCGATGCCGAATTTGTTCTGAAACTGCGCCTCGATAACAATTACAACCAGTTCCTCTCTTCTGTAAACCCAAGTATTGAGGCTCAAAGAGAGTGGATCAACAAGTACAAGGGCGATGAGCAGAAAGGCATTCAATATTACTTCATTATTGAACGCCTTGATGGCGTACCTTGCGGCACAGTCAGACTTTATGACTTCAAAGGAAATTCATTTTGTTGGGGAAGTTGGATTCTCAACGAAGACAAGACCAGATATGCAGCCCTGGAAAGTGCGTTCCTGGTTTATCAGTTTGCCTTTGAAAATCTCGAATTTGAAAAATCACACTTTGATGTTAGAAAAGGAAATGATCGAGTCATTTCCTTTCATGAGAAAATGGGAGCAATCAAGACAGGTGAAACCGAACTCGATTTTCTCTTTGAAATCACCAAAGACGCAGTCAATAAAACCAGACTCCGTCTATCGAGCAAAATATAA
- a CDS encoding O-antigen translocase produces MNLVKTSLLNGIAVAIKMITLLGLNKVLAIYVGPAGYAAIGQFQNALQVITIFTGGAITNGVVKYTAEYHEEPEQQIKLWKTAGFVAVVGSVAVALLVAVYSKELASLFLNNTDLSGVFLWFSCVVIFFSLNILLLAILNGRKEIVLYIVANIAGSFLSFGVTFYLATNFGLYGALVALVIYQSISFIVTLLLCLRTQWFKISYLFGCPDKQIAKKLFAFFLMAVVSAACAPLAQMLVRSHIGTEYGWEMAGYWEAMWRLSAAYLLLVTTTLSVYYLPKLSELKTANEVRAEIIQGYKLIFPVALLAAGTIYVLRDFVVAVLFTSDFYPVRNFFAGQVVGDSLKIFSWIMAYVMLSRAMVKVFIITEIIFSISLYLLTIVFTQWWGVESATWAYAVNYALYSLVMYIFVYLRLDNYFHNKLEHKA; encoded by the coding sequence ATGAATCTTGTTAAGACCAGCTTGTTAAATGGTATTGCTGTTGCCATTAAAATGATTACCTTGTTGGGTCTTAATAAAGTCTTGGCGATTTATGTAGGGCCGGCTGGATATGCCGCGATAGGGCAATTTCAGAATGCGTTGCAGGTTATAACGATATTTACTGGTGGCGCTATTACCAATGGCGTTGTCAAGTATACAGCTGAATATCATGAAGAGCCTGAGCAGCAGATTAAACTATGGAAAACAGCAGGGTTTGTTGCAGTGGTGGGTAGTGTTGCTGTTGCATTGCTTGTTGCGGTTTACAGTAAAGAGCTTGCATCGTTGTTTTTAAATAATACCGACTTGAGTGGTGTCTTTCTTTGGTTTTCCTGTGTTGTTATTTTTTTTTCGCTGAATATATTGCTGCTTGCGATATTGAACGGGCGAAAGGAAATTGTACTATATATCGTTGCTAATATCGCGGGCAGTTTTCTATCATTTGGTGTGACTTTTTATCTGGCAACCAACTTCGGTTTGTATGGCGCGTTGGTAGCGCTGGTTATTTACCAATCTATCAGTTTTATTGTGACATTGCTGCTTTGCCTGAGAACTCAATGGTTTAAGATCTCATACCTATTTGGGTGCCCGGACAAACAGATCGCGAAGAAATTATTTGCCTTCTTCTTGATGGCGGTTGTTTCTGCAGCATGCGCACCGTTAGCGCAGATGCTGGTCCGTAGTCATATCGGGACAGAATATGGCTGGGAAATGGCTGGCTATTGGGAGGCTATGTGGCGCTTGAGCGCTGCTTACCTATTACTGGTAACGACAACATTAAGTGTTTACTATCTTCCTAAGCTTTCTGAGTTGAAAACGGCGAATGAGGTAAGAGCGGAGATTATACAGGGCTATAAGCTGATTTTTCCGGTTGCTTTGTTAGCCGCTGGGACAATATATGTTCTTCGGGATTTTGTAGTGGCAGTGCTGTTCACCTCTGACTTCTACCCTGTTCGGAATTTTTTCGCCGGGCAAGTCGTGGGCGACTCCTTGAAAATATTTAGTTGGATAATGGCATATGTCATGCTCAGTCGAGCCATGGTTAAGGTTTTTATCATAACTGAAATAATATTTAGTATTTCGTTGTATTTGTTGACCATAGTATTCACGCAATGGTGGGGGGTTGAGTCGGCTACCTGGGCCTATGCGGTAAATTATGCGTTGTATAGTTTAGTTATGTATATTTTTGTCTATTTAAGGTTGGATAACTATTTTCATAATAAGCTGGAACATAAAGCTTGA
- a CDS encoding ComEA family DNA-binding protein, whose protein sequence is MRRSVFSSLLFAFLTSLSAASIAAPSARPETPQPLAAQLSASEQPTPKVNLNAADAETLRRDLFGIGAAKAKAIIAYRESNGSFTVVDELLEVKGIGKSLLEKNRDRLEVK, encoded by the coding sequence ATGCGTAGATCCGTTTTTTCCTCCCTGCTTTTTGCCTTCCTCACCAGCCTGTCCGCCGCGTCGATCGCTGCCCCATCGGCCAGGCCCGAGACGCCGCAGCCGCTCGCGGCCCAGTTGAGTGCAAGCGAACAACCCACCCCCAAGGTCAACCTCAACGCAGCAGACGCTGAAACCCTGCGCCGTGATCTGTTCGGCATTGGCGCCGCCAAGGCCAAGGCGATCATTGCTTATCGCGAGTCCAATGGATCGTTCACGGTGGTGGATGAGTTGCTGGAAGTGAAGGGGATTGGCAAGTCGCTGCTGGAGAAGAATCGCGACAGGCTGGAGGTTAAGTAA
- a CDS encoding UDP-glucose 4-epimerase family protein: MKTQLLVTGSSGFVGRHLIQQLQGSADYQVRALVRRLPDASASDVEYVVLADFSAVSPEHPALQGVDVVVHLASRVHVMNDTETDPLAAFRRVNVGHTLALARSAASAGARRFVFVSSVKVNGEQTAPGRPFRETDPSAPVDPYGVSKMEAEEALKALALETGLEVVIIRPVLVYGPGVKANFESMMKWLVKRVPLPFGAIRNQRSLVALDNLVSLILTCTTHPAASNETFLASDGDDVSTSELLRKLAKALGAPARLIPVPQWVLVWGATLLGKEALSQRLCGSLQVDVTKARQVLGWQPPLTLEQGLAVTAQHYVSERTE, encoded by the coding sequence ATGAAAACCCAGTTATTGGTCACCGGCAGCAGCGGTTTTGTCGGCCGTCATCTGATTCAACAATTGCAGGGGAGCGCTGATTATCAGGTGCGTGCCCTTGTCCGTCGTCTGCCGGATGCTTCTGCTTCTGATGTCGAGTACGTCGTGCTTGCCGATTTCTCGGCTGTGTCACCAGAGCACCCAGCTTTGCAGGGCGTAGATGTTGTTGTTCATCTCGCTTCACGCGTTCACGTCATGAACGACACCGAAACGGATCCTCTTGCGGCGTTTCGGCGGGTCAATGTCGGGCATACCCTTGCGTTGGCCCGTAGCGCAGCGTCCGCAGGAGCCAGGCGCTTTGTGTTCGTCAGTTCGGTGAAAGTCAACGGCGAGCAAACCGCCCCGGGCCGACCTTTTCGCGAAACAGACCCGTCGGCGCCCGTTGATCCTTATGGTGTTTCCAAGATGGAGGCGGAGGAGGCGTTGAAAGCTCTTGCGCTTGAGACCGGGCTTGAAGTGGTGATAATCCGACCGGTACTTGTGTATGGACCGGGAGTCAAAGCCAACTTTGAAAGCATGATGAAATGGCTCGTGAAGCGCGTTCCTCTGCCATTTGGTGCCATACGCAACCAAAGAAGCCTCGTTGCGCTGGACAATCTCGTGAGCCTGATCTTGACCTGTACGACTCACCCGGCTGCGTCCAATGAGACCTTCTTGGCGAGCGACGGGGATGACGTGTCGACTAGTGAGCTGCTACGTAAACTTGCAAAAGCCCTGGGCGCCCCAGCCAGGTTGATACCGGTTCCACAGTGGGTACTTGTCTGGGGGGCGACTTTGTTAGGCAAAGAAGCGCTGTCCCAACGTCTTTGCGGCTCGCTGCAAGTCGATGTCACCAAGGCGCGCCAGGTGTTGGGTTGGCAGCCGCCACTTACACTCGAGCAAGGTCTTGCTGTTACTGCGCAACACTATGTCAGCGAGCGAACTGAATGA
- a CDS encoding group 1 glycosyl transferase: protein MKKIFKDFEVAIRETADLNQALALACAYGNLLWFADVGIHDAPLIEADLIERCLSMADTGSVAALNECGEVLHVVSEPFMTGGHTRLMEKLASMHAEPADLLISRQAALDAKAQVCRFFDKTRVVSASCPVDALAEMVGLLSGYKKAVLHIHPDDILVVIACGVAKRLSGLEVFFVNHADHVFSYGSSVADYYFELSGHGRRFDLTKCIQGRKSFLGIPLNMPRAQMAGDFKPTTQAALLFISAGSDIKYKPRKGFSIFKLVARILDDYPASTFMVIGSDVKKAFWWWPLKLRYGSRLSIRAHLDFQEYSKLVTKADFYVDSHPLPGGTAFAEQFVKGQRCVGLISPVQGYSPADKLKRADIDAVMESIADYRYDKETFFAIEKVNAYDSVKERYLNCLYDGQVCANPLDSNGNWAGDTAFFEEPKGSLNVDIALDTFLLLSRFERNLACRLFAALSMGKKFKLLAKMILARKFR, encoded by the coding sequence TTGAAAAAGATATTTAAGGATTTTGAAGTTGCTATTCGCGAGACGGCTGACCTGAATCAGGCGCTCGCACTGGCGTGTGCCTACGGCAACCTTCTCTGGTTTGCGGATGTAGGGATTCACGATGCGCCGCTTATCGAAGCGGACCTCATTGAGCGCTGTCTTTCGATGGCGGATACAGGTTCTGTGGCGGCGCTAAATGAGTGTGGGGAGGTTTTGCATGTTGTGAGCGAGCCCTTCATGACCGGTGGGCATACGAGGTTGATGGAAAAGCTTGCCTCCATGCATGCCGAACCTGCCGATCTGTTGATCTCACGCCAAGCAGCACTAGATGCCAAGGCCCAGGTTTGTAGATTTTTTGATAAAACCAGAGTCGTTAGTGCTTCGTGTCCTGTCGATGCGCTGGCGGAGATGGTTGGTCTATTGTCGGGCTATAAAAAGGCCGTCCTGCATATCCATCCTGACGATATCCTGGTAGTCATCGCGTGTGGAGTAGCAAAACGTCTTTCCGGGCTTGAAGTGTTTTTTGTCAATCATGCCGACCACGTTTTCTCCTATGGGAGTTCGGTCGCGGACTATTACTTTGAGCTCAGCGGCCACGGCCGCCGTTTTGATTTAACGAAGTGTATTCAGGGGCGTAAGAGCTTCCTGGGTATCCCGCTGAACATGCCACGTGCGCAGATGGCTGGTGATTTCAAACCAACCACGCAGGCTGCGTTGCTTTTCATTTCTGCAGGCTCAGATATCAAGTACAAGCCCCGCAAAGGCTTTAGTATTTTCAAGTTAGTAGCACGTATTCTTGATGATTACCCCGCCTCCACATTCATGGTTATTGGCAGTGACGTTAAAAAAGCGTTCTGGTGGTGGCCATTAAAACTTCGATATGGCTCCAGGCTGAGTATCAGGGCACACCTTGATTTTCAGGAGTACAGTAAGTTGGTCACTAAGGCGGACTTTTACGTTGATAGCCACCCACTGCCAGGCGGGACTGCTTTCGCAGAGCAATTCGTCAAAGGGCAGCGGTGTGTCGGGCTAATCTCCCCGGTCCAGGGCTATTCCCCGGCGGACAAGCTCAAGCGAGCCGATATCGACGCTGTTATGGAATCTATAGCAGACTACAGATACGACAAGGAAACTTTTTTTGCTATTGAGAAGGTTAATGCGTATGACTCGGTAAAGGAGCGCTATCTGAACTGTCTGTACGACGGGCAGGTTTGCGCGAACCCACTGGATTCAAACGGTAATTGGGCAGGAGATACAGCTTTTTTTGAGGAGCCAAAAGGCTCTTTAAACGTGGATATTGCCTTGGATACCTTTTTACTACTGTCCAGATTCGAGCGGAATTTGGCGTGCCGCTTGTTCGCTGCGCTATCTATGGGGAAAAAATTTAAGCTGTTGGCGAAGATGATCTTGGCGAGGAAGTTTCGATGA
- a CDS encoding polysaccharide biosynthesis protein, which produces MDKLRAYLLSLPRRRKRILQVIADIVLVWLALWMAFVVRLGIDELVNPVVLHSWLFISAPIVSIPLFIRFGMYRAVMRYFGNDALIAIIKAVSLSALILGVVVYWYSNHENVVPRSIVFNYWWLSLIMIGGLRLAMRQYFLGDWFAAAQYVPFTSRDDGLTKVAIYGAGAAGNQLVAALRMGRVMRPVAFIDDDSSISDRVISGLQVFKPKHIQQMIDTTGAQEILLAIPSSNRARRREILGLLEGFPLHVRSVPGFMDLASGRVKVDDIQEVDIADLLGRDAVPAQGDLLEHCIKGQSVLVTGAGGSIGSELCRQILALRPTTLLLFEHSEFNLYSILSELEQRITRESLPVRLLPILGSVRNQAKLLDVMKTWHVDTVYHAAAYKHVPMVEHNIAEGVLNNVIGTLNTAQAALQAGVSNFVLISTDKAVRPTNVMGSTKRLAELTLQALSRELAPVLFGDKANISRVNKTRFTMVRFGNVLGSSGSVIPLFHKQIKSGGPLTVTHPKITRYFMTIPEAAQLVIQAGSMGQGGDVFVLDMGEPVRIVELAEKMIHLSGLSVRSDRNPHGDIAIEFTGLRPGEKLYEELLIGDNVVATQHPMIMSANEDHLDWEILKGKLTELLAAVDADDYSRVRQLLRDTVSGYAPDGEIVDWIYQQRRLEP; this is translated from the coding sequence ATGGATAAATTACGGGCATATTTGCTGAGCCTTCCTCGCAGACGCAAACGCATCCTCCAGGTCATTGCCGACATCGTGCTGGTCTGGCTCGCCCTCTGGATGGCATTTGTGGTTCGTCTGGGGATCGACGAGTTGGTCAACCCCGTCGTGTTGCATTCATGGCTGTTCATCAGCGCGCCAATCGTCTCGATCCCGCTGTTTATTCGTTTTGGCATGTATCGCGCCGTGATGCGGTACTTCGGTAACGATGCGCTTATCGCGATTATCAAGGCGGTCAGCCTGTCGGCGTTGATCTTGGGGGTTGTAGTCTATTGGTACAGCAACCACGAGAACGTCGTACCACGCTCTATCGTGTTCAACTACTGGTGGCTCAGCCTGATCATGATTGGTGGTTTGCGCCTGGCCATGCGCCAGTACTTTCTGGGGGATTGGTTTGCAGCAGCCCAGTATGTGCCGTTTACCAGTCGCGATGATGGCCTGACCAAGGTTGCGATCTACGGCGCAGGTGCTGCCGGCAATCAACTGGTGGCTGCGCTTCGCATGGGGCGGGTCATGCGTCCGGTGGCGTTTATCGATGACGACAGCAGTATTTCCGATCGCGTCATCTCCGGCCTCCAAGTGTTCAAGCCCAAGCACATTCAACAGATGATCGACACCACGGGGGCTCAGGAAATCCTGTTGGCCATTCCGTCGTCCAATCGTGCGCGGCGGCGCGAGATTCTCGGCCTGTTGGAAGGGTTCCCGCTGCACGTACGGAGTGTGCCGGGTTTCATGGATCTTGCCAGCGGCCGGGTGAAGGTCGATGACATTCAGGAAGTAGACATTGCCGACTTGCTCGGGCGGGATGCCGTGCCTGCCCAGGGCGATTTGCTGGAGCATTGCATCAAAGGTCAGAGCGTGCTCGTCACGGGGGCGGGCGGTTCGATTGGTTCGGAGCTTTGCCGCCAGATCCTGGCATTGCGTCCTACTACCTTGTTGCTGTTCGAGCACAGTGAATTCAACCTTTACAGCATTCTGTCCGAGCTTGAGCAGCGCATCACTCGTGAGTCGCTGCCTGTTCGCTTGCTACCGATCCTAGGCTCGGTACGCAACCAGGCAAAATTGCTCGACGTGATGAAGACCTGGCATGTTGATACGGTCTACCACGCGGCAGCCTACAAACATGTACCGATGGTTGAGCACAACATTGCCGAGGGTGTCCTTAACAATGTCATTGGTACATTGAATACCGCCCAGGCGGCGCTTCAGGCGGGGGTCTCCAACTTTGTGCTGATCTCCACGGACAAGGCTGTGCGCCCGACCAATGTCATGGGCAGTACCAAGCGTTTGGCCGAGTTGACGTTGCAGGCGTTGAGCCGTGAGTTGGCCCCGGTATTGTTTGGCGACAAGGCTAATATTTCCCGCGTCAACAAGACCCGTTTCACCATGGTTCGCTTTGGCAATGTATTGGGCTCGTCTGGCTCGGTTATTCCGTTGTTTCACAAGCAGATCAAATCTGGTGGGCCGCTTACGGTCACTCACCCCAAGATCACGCGTTACTTCATGACTATTCCCGAAGCGGCCCAGTTGGTGATCCAGGCGGGCTCTATGGGGCAGGGCGGAGATGTGTTCGTGCTCGATATGGGCGAGCCGGTAAGAATCGTCGAGCTGGCAGAGAAGATGATTCATCTGTCTGGCTTGAGTGTTCGCTCGGATAGAAACCCTCATGGTGATATTGCCATTGAGTTCACCGGGTTGCGTCCCGGTGAAAAACTCTACGAAGAACTGCTGATTGGCGACAACGTAGTGGCCACCCAGCATCCGATGATCATGAGTGCCAACGAGGATCATCTGGATTGGGAGATACTTAAAGGGAAGTTGACAGAGCTACTCGCGGCGGTCGACGCGGACGACTACAGCAGGGTCCGTCAACTGCTACGCGATACAGTCAGTGGATATGCTCCGGATGGCGAGATCGTGGACTGGATCTACCAGCAGCGTCGCCTGGAGCCTTAG
- a CDS encoding DUF2897 family protein: MPWYAWLIMVVAIGSIVGGLLMLRDSANKVELTDEQRKRVAERNAQADAKDAQDR, translated from the coding sequence ATGCCCTGGTATGCCTGGTTGATCATGGTGGTCGCCATCGGTTCGATCGTTGGTGGCTTGCTGATGCTGCGTGACAGCGCCAACAAAGTGGAACTGACCGACGAACAACGCAAACGCGTCGCCGAGCGCAATGCTCAGGCCGACGCCAAGGATGCGCAGGATCGCTGA
- a CDS encoding glycosyltransferase: MQPRILVLLAAYNGMRWMAEQVDSILGQVGVSVSILISVDSSNDGTEEWVDQLCQRDSRVKSLAHGEKFGGAARNFFRLVNEAPTEDFDYFSFADQDDIWLPDKLVSATQHMNDTGADGYSGNVTAFWPDGRESTIVKSQPQVAYDHLFEAAGPGCTYVFSQRLFVELQQHINSRFVQVQGVTLHDWYCYAYSRSHGFKWVIDSRPYMRYRQHGGNQVGVNSGSKAFKKRLSQVLDGWWLNQAALIAGMVGMVDEPFVRRWIGLGRLDLLRLATSAAKCRRRPRDKLVFAGLCLVLAVLRQKK, translated from the coding sequence ATGCAGCCACGTATTCTGGTTCTGCTCGCTGCCTACAACGGTATGCGTTGGATGGCCGAACAAGTTGACTCGATCTTGGGGCAAGTGGGCGTATCCGTCTCGATTCTGATCAGTGTGGACAGCTCCAACGACGGTACCGAAGAATGGGTCGATCAACTGTGCCAGAGAGACTCAAGGGTCAAATCCCTGGCCCACGGTGAAAAATTTGGTGGTGCGGCACGAAACTTTTTCCGCCTGGTCAATGAAGCACCCACTGAAGACTTTGATTATTTTTCATTCGCCGACCAGGACGATATCTGGCTGCCAGATAAACTTGTCAGCGCCACGCAGCACATGAACGATACAGGGGCTGACGGCTACTCCGGCAATGTAACGGCATTCTGGCCTGATGGTCGTGAGTCGACCATTGTCAAATCGCAGCCTCAGGTTGCGTACGATCATTTGTTCGAGGCAGCCGGCCCTGGGTGCACTTACGTCTTTTCCCAGCGTCTATTTGTTGAGCTTCAACAGCATATCAACAGTCGTTTTGTACAAGTACAGGGGGTGACGCTGCATGATTGGTATTGTTATGCCTATAGCCGTTCACACGGATTCAAGTGGGTGATCGATAGCCGGCCTTATATGCGCTATCGCCAGCATGGTGGTAACCAGGTCGGGGTGAATAGCGGCTCAAAGGCGTTCAAGAAACGCCTTTCCCAAGTGCTAGATGGTTGGTGGCTGAATCAGGCTGCACTGATCGCCGGCATGGTCGGTATGGTTGACGAACCTTTTGTCCGGCGCTGGATCGGGCTGGGGCGCCTGGACCTGCTGCGCTTGGCGACCAGTGCCGCGAAGTGCCGCAGACGCCCACGGGATAAGTTGGTATTCGCTGGTTTGTGTCTGGTGTTGGCGGTTTTGAGGCAAAAGAAATGA